Proteins encoded by one window of Candidatus Odinarchaeum yellowstonii:
- a CDS encoding ATP-dependent DNA ligase translates to MLFREVSEYYQKLEDTTKRLELTDILKELFSKLDSEDIDKVIYMTQGKLHPDWYGYPEIGMAEKSVLEVIAATSGLPLEKVTSFLQETGDIGLAAEKALKSKVQKTIIQEFEPLTVQYVYNQLDKITRMTGKGSSEDKKRLFTGLLHRATPLEARYISRIVTGNLRLGIADMTIMDALSIALAGSKASREDIESSYNICSDLGLIAKNILLNGVEWLKTVQLKVGVPVRMMLAQRLATIEEILEKIGRCAVEYKYDGERFQIHKIGSDIKIFSRRLEVITDQYPDAVEIIRKCLKSDTCITEAECVAVDPDNGEILPFQQLMHRRRKYEVEEAVEAYPVKLFFFDCLYNDGQQLINKPYLERRGVLEKIVNVEERCELATQIITDRVDAFEKFFHEAVSAGCEGVIAKSIGEDSLYQAGGRGWLWIKYKRDYRSELTDTLDLVVVGAYVGKGRRAGTYGTLLLACYDPAKDVFKTVARVGSGFKDEDLSYLSNALKQLIIKSKNPRVESNLEPDYWIFPKLVIEVKGAELTLSPIHTCAFSKIKSDVGLAIRFPRFTGRIRDDKSPEESTTEEEVIEMYNNQLKRIK, encoded by the coding sequence TTGCTTTTCAGAGAAGTCTCAGAATACTACCAGAAATTAGAGGACACTACGAAAAGACTAGAGTTAACCGATATTCTCAAAGAGCTTTTCTCGAAACTGGATTCAGAGGATATAGATAAAGTAATATATATGACTCAGGGTAAGCTTCACCCAGACTGGTACGGTTACCCTGAGATAGGTATGGCTGAGAAATCTGTTTTAGAAGTTATAGCCGCTACAAGCGGGCTGCCGCTTGAAAAAGTAACATCGTTTTTACAGGAGACAGGCGACATCGGCTTAGCCGCTGAGAAAGCTTTGAAAAGCAAGGTTCAAAAAACAATAATACAGGAATTTGAACCTTTAACAGTTCAATACGTTTACAATCAACTAGATAAAATCACGCGTATGACGGGTAAAGGTTCAAGCGAAGATAAGAAGAGGCTTTTCACAGGCTTACTTCACCGGGCTACGCCTTTAGAAGCCCGTTACATTTCTAGGATAGTCACCGGAAATCTGAGACTCGGTATAGCTGACATGACTATAATGGACGCTCTCTCAATAGCTTTAGCTGGAAGCAAAGCCAGCCGCGAGGATATAGAGAGCTCCTACAATATTTGCTCCGATCTTGGTTTAATAGCTAAGAACATTCTTTTAAACGGCGTGGAATGGCTTAAAACAGTTCAGTTAAAAGTAGGCGTCCCTGTTAGAATGATGCTAGCTCAGAGGCTCGCAACAATAGAGGAGATCCTCGAGAAAATAGGGCGATGCGCTGTTGAATACAAGTATGATGGTGAACGCTTCCAAATACATAAGATTGGCTCGGATATTAAAATATTCTCGAGACGTTTAGAGGTTATCACAGACCAATATCCTGACGCTGTTGAGATAATAAGAAAATGTTTGAAATCTGACACATGTATCACTGAAGCGGAGTGCGTTGCAGTTGACCCTGACAACGGGGAGATTTTACCCTTCCAGCAGTTAATGCATCGTCGTAGAAAATATGAAGTTGAAGAGGCTGTGGAAGCTTATCCTGTGAAATTATTTTTCTTCGACTGTTTATATAATGACGGCCAGCAATTAATTAACAAGCCATATCTTGAGAGACGGGGTGTTCTAGAAAAAATTGTTAACGTTGAGGAGAGATGTGAGCTAGCCACTCAAATAATCACAGACAGAGTAGACGCCTTCGAAAAATTCTTCCACGAAGCTGTTTCAGCCGGCTGCGAAGGGGTTATCGCGAAATCCATAGGCGAGGACTCCCTCTACCAGGCTGGAGGTAGAGGATGGCTTTGGATAAAATATAAGCGTGACTACAGATCCGAGCTTACTGACACACTTGACCTAGTTGTGGTGGGGGCGTATGTTGGGAAGGGTAGAAGAGCTGGAACTTATGGTACACTTCTGCTAGCCTGTTACGACCCCGCTAAAGACGTGTTTAAAACAGTTGCTAGAGTGGGAAGCGGGTTTAAAGACGAGGATCTCTCCTATTTATCTAATGCTCTAAAACAGCTTATAATAAAATCAAAAAATCCTAGAGTGGAGTCAAATCTTGAACCGGACTATTGGATTTTCCCCAAACTCGTGATAGAAGTGAAAGGAGCTGAGTTAACTCTAAGCCCTATTCATACATGCGCGTTTTCTAAAATTAAAAGCGATGTTGGATTAGCTATAAGATTCCCCCGTTTCACCGGCCGTATAAGAGATGATAAATCCCCTGAGGAGAGCACTACAGAAGAAGAAGTAATCGAAATGTATAATAATCAGTTGAAGCGAATCAAATAA